Genomic segment of Triticum aestivum cultivar Chinese Spring chromosome 6A, IWGSC CS RefSeq v2.1, whole genome shotgun sequence:
CCCAGGCCGTGAGGCGACGTTTCGACAAGCGCATCTACATTCCACTGCCCGACCTTAAAGCTAGACAACGCATGCTCAAGGTAATGAGCTGACCAAAAGAAAACTTCAGTCAACTCTACCCCACCTTGACATTGCTACCAACTTCagtcacccctacaaggttcagtTAACTCAGACTTCACCTTCGCAGGTCCATCTCGGCGACACCCCCCACAGCCTGACCAAGAGCGATTTCGAGAGTGTGGCTCACCGGACAGATGGCTTCTCCGGCTCGGATATCGCCGTCTGCGTATGCCACCATACCCCCCAGCCTTTTCTTGCACACAATAAACATATGGTGTCGAGACACTGATACTTCTCCCTAGCGCGCTTTTGACAGGTGAAGGACGTGCTGTTTGAGCCCGTACGCAAGACGCAGGACGCCATGTTCTTCTTCAGGTCAGAGGACGGCGGTGGCGGCACGTGGACGCCGTGCGGGCCAAAGCAACcgggggccgtgcagaccaccatGGAGGAGCTCGCGGCGGAAGGCATGGCTGACCAGGTAAACACTAAAATGCAGCGTGTTATTCTACCTCTCTCTTGCCTTGTTCATCTTTTGCTCAGGTGGTTTTTCCTATGGCGATGTAGATTACCCCGCCTCCGATCTCCAGGACAGACTTCGACAAGGTCCTTGCGAGGCAGAGACCGACGGTGAGCAAGGCCGAGCTGGGAGTGTACACGAGGTTCACCAGAGAGTTTGGGGAGGAGGGCTGACTTATACGTACACCCAAGATTTTACATTCTGTAAATGTTGCCATATGATTACTGACTTGAACATTTATAGGCCTGTATAGCTTTGTGAAGTCATAGCAATTCTTCTTGTACATGTTTGTTGGTTAGAAACATCAGAAATTGATTAGACAATGCGGTAGATTTTGTTGATTCTACTCACTCATGAGCACCTGGTGTCAACGGTGTCAGATGGTACTGTCACTAAAAACATCTTTACAGTTGAGCGCTTGTTAAGATTGGGCTTGTGAAGAAATTAGACATCCAGAACAGCAATTTTTCTACTTACAAACACCGTTAGGTTTAGGCTACACCGAGCCTATATGCATCATATTCCTGTGACATACAAACTTGCTGCAAAGACAATGTCACGCTTGATGGCGTTGGACGCGATCTCCATTTTCTTGTACAAAGCAGAGTTACCCATTATGGAAGCCGCATTCCTGAACTCCCTACATGTTTCATCCAACCGCACAATTGTTCTTACAATCAGCCCTTCAGATACATCTGTCAGCTCACATATGTCCGCGAAAGGCGTTCCCTGCACATCGACGCGGCAGAAAAAGAGTTAGAATTTTACACCCATCCCACAGAAAGAGTTCCTACCAAGATGTGTGTAGTGGTAATACCTTTGCCCATTCGTAGACAACCTCAACAAGACCAAACTTGAGATTATCACGTGCATACTCCTCAGGATCCACAGGCACCTCGTGCCTCTTTTGGAGCTGCCCTAAGCTGATTGCCGTGTCATAGAGCCTAATACGGAGACAGAGAGAAGAACAAAAGGTACTTGAGGTATGTATCATGTAAGCAATTACACCCTCTGTTCATTAATGTAAGAAACAGAGGTAGTACGTACATAGCAACGTTACCGGGTCCAAGACACAAGGTGTGCTGGAGAGATAAGCACTAGAAGAAGGCAACAAAAAGAAACTAACCTCTTTTTGGCATCAGCCAGTTTCGGAGTGAGAGATGGTTCTGACGCGTTCCGTTGTTGGAAAACAAATGCAGACATAATAGCCACAGCTTCTTCGGGTTCTAATTCATCCAACTGATTTTCAAATAAACACTCTGTTGATATTAACTCTTCACCAGAGTTCATTTCACATGCCACTCGGCCCTTAAGTTGCACAACAAGATCGGAATCGATGTAATGGATCTCCTTTAGTACATCGATCTGCACACATGGAAAAATAAAATTGTTATAACAGAAATCTTAAAGGGTCAAAATATTAATTGAGGTGCATGTGGTCCACACTCCAAGAAATGATATTTCCCTCTTGGTATCCTGGTTGTGGCCTTTTGAGCAATCCACGGTAACTAATCAACTATGACAGTTCCCAAACACAAACATGTGTAACTGGACCACTCCGCATGCCAATTATGATATTCTGTTTGGACTGAGCCTACATAAACACATTCCATGAAAAAACACTAGCCTCGTGATTTATACTCAAAACCAAACCGTTGTTTCAACTTTCAATACAGTAGGATAGAAACCAAAAACCTCATGTGCAGACCCAGATCAGAAATGATTGGACAACTTGCGAAATTTTAAGTTTCCCAATCCCCTTGGATTTTGTTGTGCCAGAAATAATAGATATGGTTGCTTAAGGAACTTACTTTTTTTTTCTAATCTACCCACAAGAACAAGAAAAAATATGTAAAGTCTTACTCTGCCTTGAAACTGTGGCATCTGCTGAAGTGCCTCATCTGACATTTGGTATTTCAGTTGATCCAGCTCATCCTTGTGCACCTTTTGATCCTTCATCATTGACTTATGTTCCTTCAATTTTATACAACCATGGCACTTGTTTTTAGACATTTCTTCCAGTAGGTTGTTATGTGCATGGTATCTTTTAACTTGATCCATGTCTTTCATTTTTAGGTCTGCATTGCATCGAAAATAAACAAGTCAAAACAGTTGATAAATCAAGTGCAGGAAGTGGAAAAAAGCATTAAAAGATTATTGAGCTCTTTCCAATCAAAAGAAACGCCTAAATAAATTCACAAAGGTTAGGTAAATCATCAAATGCTGATGTTACATCAGGGAACTCAAGATAAGTTCTACTGTACTAATAAGATAGTGAAAATTAAGAGTTATATGATCACATTTTTTTTGCCTTATCCTAGTTGCAACTTCAATAATTCTTGCTCAAGTCTTTTTAGCACAAACACCTTAGGAGTTTTTTTTTTCCGGGAAAACGCAGAGGACTTGCGTTTCATTGCATTGGTAAGATAGAGAGTTATTTACAATCCTCCTAAGAGGCAAAGTTCATGCCGGAGCAGAAGAAACTAGTGTACATCCCAGGTGGTGGGTAAGATGACCCGTAAGCCACGAGCACCAGCTCGTGCCCATTGCTCGGCCTCGTCCTTGATCCTAGAGACCAGGACTGGGACAAGAGGTTGGGCATTGTCGAAGATGCATTCGTTGCGCTGCTTCCAAATCATCCACGGCGTCAGGAGGGCAATGGAGGCGAGACCCTTGCGCATCGGTGTAGGCGTGTTTTGCTTGGCGTGGAGCCACCAGTCCATGAGAGTCTCCTCCTGATTTGGCCCTGCGATTGTCATCCTTAGCCAAGCTAGGATCTCATGCCAGGTTTGCTTGGCGAAAGCGCACTCCAGGAGCAGGTGTCGCATCGTCTCTGGCGCCTGGTCGCAAAGCGGGCACCGGGGCTGGTGCTGGAGGCCACGACGGGCGAGGCGGTCCGCAGTCCAGCACCTATCAAGGTTGGCTAGCCAGTGGAAAAATTTGACACGTGGCGGCGCCCAGCTTTTCCAGATGAGCTTCCAGGAGAAGCAAGTTGTGGATCCTTGGAAAGTGGCAAGGTAGCAGGAGCGTGCTGTATAGGTGCCAGAGGTAGTCCACTTCCAGACAAGCTGGTCGGGGGCATCCGAGAGTAAGAAGTGCTCAATCGCCTGCCAGACTTGCACATATTGGCCAATCTCGCTGATCCCGATAGGAGTTGAGGGAAGTATATGCCATGAGAACACATACACCATAGCCCTGTAACTTATTCTACTTACAAGATTGACTATAAACGAATTGGAACATACTAGATGAACACAATAATCAGCATGCAGACAAGGTCTTTTTTCTAATCTGATTTGACCTTTAATGGAATAGCACAAGATTATATATGGCAGTTTAGCCATCGCAGAATATCTGTACCTTTTATTGCATCTAGCGCAGGAGGATACTTTCCATCTGTCTGCTCTTTAATAAGCATTTGAACTGTTTTAGCGTAAGCTGTTTTGCTAATGTCTTCAAGGAGTCCGACTTGATCAATCTTTATTTTGCTTGTACATATACTAATAATCTCTTTATTCTCCACAGTTCTTACTTCAAAACCCATTCCAGATGCGTCCCCCGTGTATGGTAGCTTTATATTGATAACACCTGAACTTTTTCGTGTTCTAGAGGAAGAGAAAAAATCATCATCCATGCCACGTTTTCCTTTCGGCGGGATAATAAAATATCCTTGAGAATCCCCTGGCCCCTTCTCATTTTGACTGGATAAATTAGGGGCTAGCGCAGATGAAGTGCAATCACCGGTCAGTACAAGAACAACATACTGCTTTAGTGTAGCGGATGGATTTTTCACAATTACGCCAAGCAAGTGATCATCATCCTGCCATATAACATACACATTATAATGCGGAAAAGATGCCACTGTTGTGCCAGTAACCATTTGTAATAAAAGTAGGAGAACTAAGCAAGCGCAAAGCACCGCTTTATCCTCAAGCCTACTGTGGTTTATCAGAATCCATGGTAGAAGCGTAGAAAAGATGTTTCAATATTAGAACCTATATGAAATCAAGTAGATTAAATGGGTGATGTCTAGAAGGAACAAAGAACTGATTTAATTAAGGAACAAGTGAGGACCGAACCCAAGCTGTATATCCCACTAACCATGGTGCTACCAGTGAGCCCCTGGATGACCTCTAAATTCGATTCATTATATAGAAGTGACAGACTTCTTGCGTCGAATCAAATAAATTACATAGAAGTGCCACAAGAAGTCCACAGTTAATGTAGCTTGCTTAAAATGGCTGGTCAAAGTTCTTATCATTCAAACTGGAGGTGCTGAGAAAGAAGCTCAAAGGTGGTAAGCTAATTGGGGTCCAACAGAAATTTAGTTCAGTTTTGAATCAAGAAGATGCAGATATCAAGCTTAATTTCAAACACAAGATTGAATTTGGGCCAAGCTCAACTCCAGTAAGCTACTTGTGTGTATACCCATGTCTCCTGAATTGAAGGATTTCTCCCCTTGGGATGGGATCCTTATTTGTTTAATAAAAGGTCGCAAAATTGAATTCTTATTTGTGACAGGATAAGTAAACAAAAAAATCGTTGAAAGGATGAACAGAAAAAATAAAGCATGCGTAAAATGCAACCCAATAGAATGAATACATACAGATTTGGATTTAACAACCACCAATCTTCCAGGCGCAAGGAACTGCTGAGTAGTGTGCAACTGCATAATTGCTTCTGTGACAAATTCCCTGTGTTCTTCGGCTTCTAGAAACATATCGTAATATTCTTCAATAGAAGGCTCTCCTTTTATGCACCTGATGATTTAAGAATGAATTTAATAAATTATGATGCAGATAGGATAATTTATTGCATGTAATATACGATCTTGCAACTTTTTTTTATTATTACACCATATGGTTAGTGCTTTACCAAAAATGAATTATATGCTTCATAGTGCTATATAGATAACACtgcgaagaaaatgatgaaaatgtatACTAAATAAGAAAGCCCCAAAAAGGCCCAACGAATGATTGTTAACAAGGTTGTTAACAAGGAGGAAAAAGACTGAACCGCGCCAAGTAGGGGTAAAACCTACGACCTTCTGCATAGGAAACAAACACTCTTATCTACTGAGCTGTATGTTTATTTGTTTATTAACTGTATACAAAAGAAAATACCAAGCACCAAACATATCAGCTTAGCATTTGATGACAACCAAAGATCACTGATTCTATGATATGTGCCCTGGATCAACCCAACTGTACATCTAGTCCTGCAAGGTGCTGCAAAAAATGACTATATTGCCACACTCCCATCCTTTTGGGGGCTAGATGTACAGTTCATGACTGGGAGCCTGGGAGGTAGAGGACTAAGTAAATAAATGTCTGCATTTCTGTAACTACggtttttttatcttttttatcTTCTGTAACCAAGTCCAACAGACTACTCCAAGATTTGGTTATAAGATATTGCTGCGTATTTACTCATTTGCCAACTTGGACAGACGAACAAAGATTAGTCCTCTAGGAATAGATGGTCGTTTTTGCATATCCAAAAAATGAGACTAGATCAACACATTTGCCAACTACAGTATTTTCTATCACATATTTGCAGTGCCAATTACTCTAAAGCTGTGCTGGGTCTATTCTACCAAGGGTTGTAGTTCCACAAATTAGATACCCAACCCATAAATTAAACATTAGTGAAAGAATATCAAATATTGGCACCAACCGTGTTAATACAATTTGGTAAAGAAGGGTTGATGTCTCACTCGATTGTCTTTGTAGGTTGACGTAGCATTTGCAGAAGCAGCTTTTCCTTCTGAGGCAAATCCTTTTGTGCATGGAATTCTGCGAAACTTCTCTTAAGCATGTCCTCCACCTACAAGACAATGCATCTGTGAAGGATATCCTGTTTCCTCTGGAACATTTTAAAAAGAGCATAGTGGCACACATCGATCTAAGACAGTCACGCCCTCTGTAGGGCCTTTTGGCCTTGGGCATTATTCTTTCCATGAAATACATCAAGACGCATTCTAGCGTCTCCCAAAGCAAAAAATATATACTGATAGTAAAGTCAGTATGCCTAggagaaaagaaaattaaacttaACAAAGTTTTATCAAGTATTGAGTATTTCCAGCTGATAATAACATTAATGACAATGCAATCAATTATACTTCCATCTTATGCTCATTCAGAACCAGTGCCAATTGCAACTGCCCGCGACCTCACATCAAACAGTAATGCAAATTAAGCAGACTGCAATTCAAGAAATTTAGTTGAATACATGAGTCGATTTTCTGCTTGTATGTATGGCTGGGTGCTTCCACTGTGTCAGCCATTCAAACAATACCTCGAGATTTGTGCACATGCTCTCACGATATATTTGTGGTAACAGAATGTGCGCAGATCTCAATGCACATCCAATGGTAGAGATAATGGGGGCACCAACCCATGCCAGGTACAAGGTGTTACCCCCGAATACAGACTCTCTGGTCAACATATTTATCAAAACATGGATTGACAATATACTGTGGTTTAACAAGTAAATAACCTGAGTTGAGCAGTGCAGCTGTTAGGAATAGGAACTTGTATTCTCATGAGGCCATAGCCAGTATACAGGCAAAGAAAAAATGCACTAAACCCCTTAAAACAATAGGGATATCAGACAGCTAATATATACATGTCTAACAGAAGCAAGAGCAACATATATTTCTACCTTATTTCAGTTTTTGGTCTATAATTCAAACATATATATTCGCAATGCATGTGCTTCAGCGCTGATAAGCTCAAGAAAGAAGATTGTATAAGAGGAAATAAGCTGATTTGAGCAGTTTAGCAAGAGGGACATATATGTCGAGTTTATGTTGCAATTTTGAGTATCCAGAGTTGAAAGTTGAAACATATATATTTCAGAGCATGTGCATGTGCCCCATGAGCTCGAGAAATTGAAAGATGGTTGGCCACAGGAAATACACCCACATCTAAATACAAAACTTATTCAAATAACATGGCTGAGCAGGAAACTTTTCTAGTCGACAGTGAGAGGTATACCTTAAGTTCCTCCACACGTAGAAGATGTAGTATCATAGTGTATGTTAGTCGAAACTGAGATTCCAGTCGAGTTGGTTTTCCAACAAGAAGATTTTTCAGATCACTTTCCTCAGGAATTTCATCACGGCACATCATTATCACTGTACCTATGGTATCTAGTCCTCTCCTACCAGCTCGTCCAGCCATTTGAATATATTCCCCTGGAAGTAACCTTCGATGTTCCTTTCCATCAAACTTCCTTAAAGTATCAAACACGACCTGTTGAATTTGCAAGGTTTAGTCGGAGGCACAGAGCAGTTTATCAGAATCTTGGGCTTAAAAGGCATGGTAAGCTCAAACCTATAAACTAAGCATGAGCAACAATTAGCTTGATTCCAAATGGCGCACAGAAATAAGAAAAAACACTATGTGCATCAACCTGACTACATTTATGTTTGCACGAACTAAACACTGGACATTATGTGTAACTGTCAACAGCAAACTGCAAAATATATTTAGAAAAAGAAACCTGTCAATCAATGTTGGCAAGATACTAACAATACATTAAAATTGGTCTAGTCCAAAGCATATTCAACAGAAGTGACCGCAAACCATAATACAATCACTAGATATTATTGTCCCAAACTCCCAATACACATGCCAAGACAAAAAATTGACAGTTATATCCCAAATCTCAGTGAGGTGAGTGTTAAGTGGTGACTACTTCATGCTTCCCACATGAATAAATCGAAAAAGGACTTCCAAGGTTCTGAACTATAAAACATAACAATTTGACCATTAGCACCTCGCTGCAATTAGAATTAATTGCTAAGGTATAGCAGCTACCAGCCAGAATGAATGATGTTAGTTTACACTAAGTATAAGATATGCATCATTAGCACATTGCAGTCAATTCGAAAAATGAGGAGACAATTGATTGGTTTCATTACCACAGTTCAAATATACAAATATAAGTAAAACTACGAGTGGGTCGACCATGCTTAGTTTAAGTATAATAGAAATATGAAGTCTGAACACAAGATACAGAAATACTGAAACCCTCCGTATGagagaagaaacaaaaaagaactcACCGTTCTTGCAGGAGCATTAACACCCATTGCAAATGTCTCAGTGGAAAACAGTACCTGCAACGAGTTTAAGCAAGTCAAAAGGTTCCCACTCGGTTAATTTATAAAATATAACTGCAGCAGCACATGCTATTTTAAAATATAACTGTTTAACTAGTAGCTGACAACACTGTGGTTTGAACCGAACAATCATTTCACTGTTAGCTCACTCAAGCTAAACAAATTGTCCCCATGATACTGGTTCGGCAATGATTATTCGAGCACAGTGCACAACTGCCAACTAGTAGCTAGCCACTACTCACTAGTAAGCATTTATAGTTTTATACTTTGTTTACATCTAGCAAATATCCTACATCATATGGACCGTCCATGAATGTTTCCCTTCAGGCTTCAAGAAGTGCAACTATTAAGACAAAAAGTAGATAGATGACAATGGAGTAGTTAAAATCCTGGTAGCTTAGTACATCAGTTTCTAACATGTAACTGAAAGACGAAAAGAGAAGTCCAGTTTACCCTCACAAGTATAATACTTGGCGCACTTAAACCTCTCAACTATCAAACCTGACATCTGATCTTCCCAGCTTCCAAAACCAGTGCAGAAAACCCTTTAGAGCGGTTTCGCGAGGTGGTTTTGCAACTGTGCTAATAGCTCTTCACGGGTGGAGCTCCGGCTTAGATAAGTAGGAAGACTGCACAGCCATGTCAGGACCCCACATGGACACATAGCATCATGTTCCACTCACTCTCTTCAGGCGAGAGACACCATTGGAGACGATCGGAAAATCAGCTGGGAGGAAGAGTACAACGCTAGTTGGCAGTATTTGAGATGAGCTCGGCTCCATGTGAGCAGCAGACCTGCACCACTGGACTCGAGACACAAGCAGCATACGGGTCAATCATTATCAGCTCCAGATCCGCGCTCGGGTTGAGGAGATAGTTCCACCATGCCATGGCACACGGGAGCTTCATCCTGCTCCGAGTCAGTGCGGAGTGTAGCGAGCTCTGGAAGGCATGGAGGAGCACGCGGCCATCGAGTAAGGAGGTGATGGCTAACAAAGAGGAGCAGGTGGCagatgtttgggggggggggggggggggaggccagGAGAGACAGAGACAGaaggcgggaggaggaagaagatgacatGCGGGGCCATGATGGTGTGGTTGTCCAATATTCTAACCTGTCCACGTTGGAGCTCCATGTGTTCAAAATCGCTGCAACCGTGAAAACACCACCATGCAAAACCACCATAGAGGGTTATTTCCACCAATTTTTAATGTTAGGAAGGTCAGACCTCAGATTTCAGGTTTTATAGTTGACAATGTTAAGTGTGCTAGGCACTATACTATAAGGGGTTTGCGGACCACAGTGAACCTTTTCCAAAGAAGAAATATCAGTTGTTCAAAGCTTAACCTTGATCACACCGCGACAAAACAGCATCTCAACTACTTCTTTCACAATAGGAAGAAGCCCAGCATGGTGAACTCCAATTCCTCTTCGCAGAAGGCTTTGTATTCCTACGACCTAACAAAGATGTCAAAATCTATAGCATTAAAACAAAGTTAAGTTAACCAGTCAAAAACTTTGCTATTGGATAACCTGAGGAAGGTTCCTGTCGGATCCTTTGAGGCGCGAAAAGGCCTTATCACAGAAGACACGGATTTCGCTTTTATCAGAACTACTGGTGAGATCAGCACCAAACATGCTATCTGCTGACCTATCACacctgttctttgagaagcaaaaaATTACCACCTGCAGAAGAACCCTAGAAATGATCAGAAAAGGTCATGTCAAATGTTAAGTAACATACAATAGTACAATAGATAAAGGAAAATTATGTTCATGACCAAAAAATGATAAGATAAATTGTTATTCTACAATGGAGTATTAGGTTC
This window contains:
- the LOC123132362 gene encoding DExH-box ATP-dependent RNA helicase DExH11, giving the protein MDDLTPSPASEVPFRISFSGHGGHLRLDPTPHPLSPVPDFVLPPAYPPESPSSVKEYLEANYLNPELYVPTAANDGRVWDVDWFDLARPPLEPSAPRTMLVPAWEPPFRRQSLSSSEQQVWDPESVQMEMSQVFDSGTGGMVPRMPGPAKDFVRGRVNSRPFRPGGLQDDAAEAAALEKAFPEGARNGDWVRELMSGGPALNAPPGFPKGLDLGQLKEYNSHWKCFRDGEHVEERASSSNDTTDKYSVQFDDLFKIAWEEDDVNIVPHEDDGEQLAGDEGTNDVNERKVDKLQDASETLTMADTDKQEANIRGDISEAQTDLDKMLSSEVKDTRRETSGLVDDKPAQEGTDWALVVGDNSIVTNFHKLVPDMAIEYPFELDKFQKEAIYYLEKGESVFVAAHTSAGKTVVAEYAFALASKHCTRAVYTAPIKTISNQKYRDFCGKFDVGLLTGDVSIRPEATCLIMTTEILRSMLYRGADIIRDIEWVIFDEVHYVNDAERGVVWEEVIIMLPKHINIVLLSATVPNTVEFADWIGRTKQKKIRVTSTNKRPVPLEHCLFYSGEVYKVCEKDIFLTQGFRDAKDAFKMKNANKFGAKPGTKSGTPAVRAGTQGRNPDTSSKGRDQKHPKHHQTNSGAAAIQQSTSGSRRSESSFWMPLINNLLKKSLVPVVIFCFSKNRCDRSADSMFGADLTSSSDKSEIRVFCDKAFSRLKGSDRNLPQVVGIQSLLRRGIGVHHAGLLPIVKEVVEMLFCRGVIKVLFSTETFAMGVNAPARTVVFDTLRKFDGKEHRRLLPGEYIQMAGRAGRRGLDTIGTVIMMCRDEIPEESDLKNLLVGKPTRLESQFRLTYTMILHLLRVEELKVEDMLKRSFAEFHAQKDLPQKEKLLLQMLRQPTKTIECIKGEPSIEEYYDMFLEAEEHREFVTEAIMQLHTTQQFLAPGRLVVVKSKSDDDHLLGVIVKNPSATLKQYVVLVLTGDCTSSALAPNLSSQNEKGPGDSQGYFIIPPKGKRGMDDDFFSSSRTRKSSGVINIKLPYTGDASGMGFEVRTVENKEIISICTSKIKIDQVGLLEDISKTAYAKTVQMLIKEQTDGKYPPALDAIKDLKMKDMDQVKRYHAHNNLLEEMSKNKCHGCIKLKEHKSMMKDQKVHKDELDQLKYQMSDEALQQMPQFQGRIDVLKEIHYIDSDLVVQLKGRVACEMNSGEELISTECLFENQLDELEPEEAVAIMSAFVFQQRNASEPSLTPKLADAKKRLYDTAISLGQLQKRHEVPVDPEEYARDNLKFGLVEVVYEWAKGTPFADICELTDVSEGLIVRTIVRLDETCREFRNAASIMGNSALYKKMEIASNAIKRDIVFAASLYVTGI